The region TTTATCCAGCTGGGCAATATGACCAATGGTGCTTTGAATCACATTAAAACCAGCTTGAGCCTCTTCATCTGCATGAGTTGCTACATGTGCCGCATTAACTGTATTTTGAGATACCTCTTGAACTGCAATAGACAACTGCTGCATTGCGTCTGAGATCTGCTCTGTTCGAGTTAACTGCTCTTTCGCACCATTATCGGTCTTTTCTAATGCACTCGTTAAATAGTTTGATGATTCCTTGAGCTTATTACTCGTTTCAGCTATCTGTCCAATCATTTCCTTTAGATTATTTGATACGGTTTGAATGGCAAGTAACAATGTTCCGGCCTCACTCGTTCCTTGTTTACCAACATTGATATTCAAATCACCAGCAGCTAATTGCTTCGCATAATCAACCGCTTTTTGAATTGGTTTTGTAATACTCATCGCTGTAAAGTATGAGAAAAGAAGTGCTAATATAACAACAATCACACTACCAAAAAGAATGACATTATTTGCCATCGTAGCTGTATTGCTTGATTCAAGCTTTCTTTGAGTCATTAAGCCCGCTTCAATATCTATAATTTCCGAGATCTTACTGCGAAGATCATCCATATAGATTTTGCCTTTCTTTTTATCAAGCTCGGCATAAAGATCTGCCATCGTTTTATAATCATTTGATTTTTTTACAAGAGGTATGGCTTTTTCACTATAATCATTTATCCATCCATTTATATGCTTAGAGAGCACTGTCCCTTCAATAAATTGATTTTGTTTTTTGATCACTTCTAGGGCGGTATAATACGGTTCTAAATATTGTTCTTCACGATTAAGAATGTAACCTCTTAAGCCTGTTTCCATATTAACCATGGCATTGATTACAATATTCCCGACCATTCCAAAGCTTCGAGTATCGACCTCTGCACGCAAAGCATCCATTTTCTCTTTGCCCACACCCGATTTTATTAATTCTGTAAGCTGATTATTAACATTTTCCCCTTTCAAAATATTTCTTCTTAATTGGATAATAGATTCTGCATATTCCGACCAATTTTTTGCTTGTGCTACTACCTCATCAAAACGTACCTGTTGCGCTGGGTTATCCGATGTTAACGATTTGGCTTCTTGAAAATAGGTTTTAAAATCAGCTTTACCTGCTATATAAGGTTCTAAATAATCTTCTTGGCCGGCAATAGCAAAACCTCGTAATCCTGTTTCTTGATTCACCATTGAATTAACAAGGCCTTTACTGTTTGCAATAACCTCTTCGGTATGCTCTACCCATTCTGACGCCTTTTTCATGGTTGAAATAGACTGGAACACCACCACATTTAACGCCACTAATAAAAAACAAATAACAAGATTACTGCCTAATAATCGTCCTTTGATTGATATATTATTAAAATCCATTTAATTCACCACAATCTTATTTTCAACACATTAGTAACAAGCATAGGAGGTCAATTGACTAAAACCAAGATCAATATAAAATAAAAACGGCACCTCTTATGAAAGAAGTGCCGTTTGATTATTTAATGACTGTTTCTAATGTATTTCTAGCTTAATTATTTAACGCTAGTTACTCGGCTAACACGCTCGCCAGTAAATGATGCTGAACGAATTTGAACATCACCTGTTACTTTTGGTTTGTTCGCATTGTCGTATGCAGCCCATGTTTTACCGCCATCTACAGAGTATTGTAGCGTTACACCTGGGAATGAAATGTTCATGCTTAGTTCGCCGTTTGCAATTTCTGCACCTGGGATTGGTAGACGGTAATCAATACCCGCTCTTTCAAGCTTCGCTAATTCACGTTGACCCATAGTGTTGGCAAAGTTTGTCCAATCAGCAAGCTGTGCTTTCTTGTTCACTAGGTTTGTATCTAGAGAGTATTTAACACCTGCTTTGTATTCATTTTCCCAAGACGCTTCATGCCATGCACGCTCTGCTGCTGCGATAACACGTGGGAATACCATGTACTCATATTGCTCATCAGTACGTACTGTTTCAGACCAAAGTTGTGCAGATAGACCGTAGAAAGGTTTCTTAGGCGTTACTGTACCTGCACTTTCAAAGCCGTTACCATCACGATCTACTGATGTTTCCGCATTTTGAGGTAGGTTTTCTGGTGCGAAACCAAACATCTTACGTGTATCTGTTGCACGAGTTGCCCAGTAGTAACCACGCTCTTTTGCATCAACTTCGTATGGGAAATCCATGTAAACGTAATCTGGGTTAGAGATAACTACGTCGTAACCTTTATCAGCCCACTCGTACGCTGAAGCACCACCGCCCCAGTATAGAGTATCCCAGAAGTTTGCACGTACCGATTCTGTTGCAAATTCAGAAGCTCCTTTTGAGTGTTTCAGGCCATCTTGCCACGCTTGGAAGTGTGGAATGCCTTTCGCTGCAACAATTTTAGATACTTGCTCAGCAAAATGGCTTGGTAGATGTTCGAAATCTGCAACTTCACCGCTTGAAATCAGAGACTGACACTGTGGCGATTTTTCAAATGGGAAGTCTTGCTTAGATAGATCTAAGTCTCCTTTCCATGCAATTTTTTCTTCATCATTAATATCTTGGAAACCAGGATGAAGTTTGATGTTTTTCGCTTCATCACCACCAAAATGCCACGTTGTTAATGGTGTTCCCGCTGCATTGTGAAGAGCCGACACTTCTGAAATAACCTTATCTACGAATGCAGATGAAGAGTCCAAACATGGGTTAATAAAACTTTGTTTGTTATAGAACTGAATAGTTGTTACGTTTGATTCGTCTTTTGGATCCATCAAGCGATACTGATTCGCTTCTTCCATCTTACCTTCAGCAGCAAGACGGGCGTAACGCGCTTCCATTGACATAACTGCTGCAC is a window of Aliivibrio wodanis DNA encoding:
- a CDS encoding methyl-accepting chemotaxis protein, producing the protein MDFNNISIKGRLLGSNLVICFLLVALNVVVFQSISTMKKASEWVEHTEEVIANSKGLVNSMVNQETGLRGFAIAGQEDYLEPYIAGKADFKTYFQEAKSLTSDNPAQQVRFDEVVAQAKNWSEYAESIIQLRRNILKGENVNNQLTELIKSGVGKEKMDALRAEVDTRSFGMVGNIVINAMVNMETGLRGYILNREEQYLEPYYTALEVIKKQNQFIEGTVLSKHINGWINDYSEKAIPLVKKSNDYKTMADLYAELDKKKGKIYMDDLRSKISEIIDIEAGLMTQRKLESSNTATMANNVILFGSVIVVILALLFSYFTAMSITKPIQKAVDYAKQLAAGDLNINVGKQGTSEAGTLLLAIQTVSNNLKEMIGQIAETSNKLKESSNYLTSALEKTDNGAKEQLTRTEQISDAMQQLSIAVQEVSQNTVNAAHVATHADEEAQAGFNVIQSTIGHIAQLDKEIKQTSSQITDLAEETNNIGKILEVIGGIAEQTNLLALNAAIEAARAGEQGRGFAVVADEVRVLAKRTQESTTEIHTLIDRIQNGTNDVVASMEQSTNLLTSSINSASKSGSAFSVITGSITKINDMNTQSASASEEQSVATEQVNESMQAVNSISHENHTTMMETVKSCEDLAKLSNELNSSVKQFKM